Proteins encoded within one genomic window of Fibrobacter sp. UWB16:
- a CDS encoding V-type ATP synthase subunit A, producing MASIGKITGVNGNLIRVKFESAVSQNEVAYAKLISKNEAGKTEIIPLKSEVIRIRGDYAELQVFEDTTGLKAGDEVEFTGELLSVELGPGLLTQVFDGLQNPLPKLADECGFFLQRGKYLKALPRDKKWAFTPVAKAGDVVVAGDTLGTVPEGVFSHRIMVPFKLLGKWTVDYITTAGDRVVEDVVAKLKNDKGESVDVTMVQTWPVKMPIKAFEERLRPSKPLTMQQRIIDTFFPVMQGGTFCTPGPFGAGKTVLQQLMSRYADVDIVILAACGERAGEVVETLREFPELIDPRTGKSLMERTLIICNTSSMPVAAREASVYTGVTLAEYYRQMGLNVLLLADSTSRWAQALREMSGRLEEIPGEEAFPAYLESVIASFYERGGVVRLKDGSTGSVTICGSVSPAGGNFEEPVTQATLKVVGAFLGLSRERSDQRRFPAIHPLDSWSKYEGIIDSKKVAQARSILANGVDVNNMMKVVGEEGTSIEDFIVYLKSEYLDAVYLQQDAYNEIDAACSAERQKYVFDKIYTILMTPMTFTEKDVARTFFLKLTQATKDWNRVAFDSQEFKDLESSIFASVKEVSANA from the coding sequence ATGGCTAGTATCGGAAAAATAACCGGCGTGAACGGAAACCTGATTCGTGTCAAGTTTGAAAGCGCCGTTTCCCAGAACGAAGTGGCTTATGCAAAGCTCATTTCGAAGAACGAAGCAGGTAAGACAGAAATCATCCCCCTTAAGAGCGAAGTGATTCGTATCCGTGGTGATTACGCTGAACTCCAGGTGTTCGAAGATACGACTGGCCTCAAGGCTGGCGACGAAGTCGAATTTACGGGTGAACTTCTTTCTGTTGAACTTGGTCCGGGTCTCCTTACTCAAGTTTTTGATGGTCTTCAGAACCCGCTGCCGAAACTCGCTGATGAATGCGGCTTCTTCCTCCAGCGCGGTAAGTACTTGAAGGCTCTCCCGCGTGACAAGAAGTGGGCTTTTACTCCGGTCGCTAAGGCTGGCGATGTTGTTGTCGCTGGTGATACGCTCGGTACGGTTCCGGAAGGTGTTTTCTCGCACCGCATCATGGTGCCGTTCAAGCTCCTCGGCAAGTGGACTGTGGATTACATTACGACTGCCGGTGACCGCGTTGTCGAAGATGTTGTCGCAAAGCTCAAGAACGACAAGGGCGAATCTGTTGACGTGACGATGGTGCAGACCTGGCCGGTCAAGATGCCGATCAAGGCATTTGAAGAACGCCTCCGCCCGTCCAAGCCGCTTACCATGCAGCAGCGCATTATCGATACGTTCTTCCCTGTGATGCAGGGTGGTACGTTCTGTACGCCGGGCCCCTTCGGTGCCGGTAAGACCGTGCTCCAGCAGCTCATGAGCCGTTATGCCGATGTGGACATCGTGATTTTGGCTGCTTGCGGTGAACGTGCTGGTGAAGTGGTGGAAACCCTTCGCGAATTCCCGGAATTGATTGACCCGCGTACGGGCAAGTCCTTGATGGAACGTACGCTTATCATTTGTAACACGTCTTCGATGCCGGTGGCTGCTCGTGAAGCTTCCGTTTATACCGGCGTGACGCTCGCTGAATACTACCGTCAGATGGGCCTCAACGTGCTCCTCCTCGCTGACTCCACTTCCCGTTGGGCTCAGGCTCTCCGTGAAATGAGTGGACGTTTGGAAGAAATTCCGGGCGAAGAAGCATTCCCGGCTTACCTCGAATCTGTGATCGCATCTTTCTACGAACGCGGTGGCGTTGTCCGCCTCAAGGACGGTTCTACCGGTTCCGTGACGATTTGCGGTTCCGTGTCTCCGGCTGGTGGTAACTTCGAAGAACCGGTGACCCAGGCAACCCTCAAGGTGGTGGGTGCATTCCTTGGCCTTTCCCGTGAACGTTCTGACCAGCGCCGTTTCCCGGCAATCCACCCGTTGGATTCCTGGTCCAAGTACGAAGGCATTATCGATTCCAAGAAGGTCGCTCAGGCCCGTTCTATCCTCGCTAATGGCGTGGACGTGAACAACATGATGAAGGTTGTGGGCGAAGAAGGTACTTCGATCGAAGACTTCATTGTTTATCTGAAATCTGAATATCTTGATGCCGTTTATCTGCAGCAGGACGCCTATAACGAAATCGACGCCGCTTGCTCTGCAGAACGACAGAAGTACGTGTTCGACAAGATTTACACCATCCTCATGACGCCGATGACGTTTACCGAAAAGGATGTCGCCCGTACGTTCTTCCTCAAGCTCACGCAGGCTACCAAGGACTGGAACCGCGTGGCGTTTGACTCTCAGGAATTCAAGGATCTCGAATCCAGTATTTTTGCTTCCGTAAAGGAGGTTTCTGCTAATGCATAA
- a CDS encoding acetolactate synthase large subunit produces the protein MNTAEVLIKSLESEGVKYIFGIPGEETLELMEAIKKSSIKFITVRHEQGAAFMADVYGRLTGKAGVCLSTLGPGATNLVTGVADANSDGAPLIAITGQVGTERMHLTSHQYLDLVNMFTPITKRSKQVVRPDTVNEIVRIAFKYAEMEKPGACHIDLPCNIAAMEVEGEVAQTPLKHHRENTVYASTDAILAAGGVFANAKRPVVLVGHSAVRNHASEALRAFVSSSKIPVVCTMMAKGVIPTCEKYFMGCIGLPQRDYPNIVMEQADLVIAVGYDVVEYAPAKWNPNGDKMIIHIDETPNHVNKFYQPDEEIIGDISASLDALCSVCPNSWEPEWAMQIRAMMVAEHSRYDHDTSFPPTPQKVLHDIRLVLDEDDILISDVGAHKMWIARQYNCDHPNTCIISNGFATMGIAVPGAIAAKLLNPKKKVLAVTGDGGFMMNSQELETAYREHIPFVTLIFTDGGYGLIKWKQEERYGDSYAVEFTNPDYVKYAESLHLKGYRIERTEDLPSTLREAFRQDVPSIIECPVDYSANMELSQYLKNLKI, from the coding sequence ATGAACACTGCTGAAGTTTTGATCAAGTCCTTAGAAAGTGAAGGCGTCAAGTACATTTTTGGAATCCCTGGTGAAGAAACTCTCGAACTGATGGAAGCGATTAAAAAGTCGTCCATCAAGTTCATTACGGTACGTCACGAACAGGGCGCGGCCTTCATGGCTGATGTCTATGGGCGTTTGACGGGGAAGGCGGGCGTCTGCCTTTCGACCCTTGGCCCTGGCGCTACAAACCTTGTTACGGGCGTTGCCGATGCAAACTCCGATGGCGCTCCGCTGATTGCGATTACGGGTCAGGTGGGTACAGAGCGTATGCATTTGACGAGCCATCAATATTTGGACTTGGTGAACATGTTTACGCCGATTACCAAGCGCAGTAAGCAGGTCGTTCGCCCGGATACGGTGAATGAAATTGTCCGTATTGCGTTCAAGTATGCCGAAATGGAAAAGCCCGGTGCATGCCACATCGACTTGCCGTGCAACATTGCCGCTATGGAAGTCGAAGGCGAGGTCGCTCAAACTCCGCTGAAGCACCATCGCGAAAACACGGTGTATGCAAGCACCGATGCGATTCTCGCGGCGGGCGGGGTCTTTGCAAATGCTAAGCGCCCGGTGGTTCTTGTAGGCCATTCCGCTGTGCGTAACCACGCTTCCGAGGCTTTGCGTGCATTTGTGTCCTCGTCCAAGATTCCGGTCGTTTGCACCATGATGGCAAAGGGTGTAATCCCGACTTGCGAAAAGTATTTTATGGGCTGCATCGGACTACCGCAAAGGGATTATCCGAACATCGTCATGGAACAGGCAGACCTCGTGATTGCTGTTGGCTATGACGTCGTGGAATATGCGCCTGCCAAGTGGAACCCGAATGGTGACAAGATGATTATTCACATCGACGAAACGCCGAACCATGTGAACAAATTCTATCAGCCCGACGAAGAAATCATTGGTGACATCTCCGCATCTCTCGATGCGCTTTGTAGCGTTTGTCCGAACTCCTGGGAACCGGAATGGGCGATGCAAATCCGTGCGATGATGGTGGCTGAGCATTCGCGTTACGATCACGACACGAGCTTCCCGCCGACACCGCAGAAGGTGCTTCATGACATCCGTCTCGTTCTAGATGAAGATGACATTCTGATTTCGGACGTGGGTGCGCACAAGATGTGGATTGCTCGCCAGTACAATTGCGACCATCCGAACACCTGCATTATTTCTAACGGCTTTGCAACCATGGGTATTGCGGTACCTGGTGCGATTGCGGCAAAGCTTCTGAACCCCAAGAAAAAGGTCTTGGCGGTCACAGGTGACGGCGGCTTCATGATGAACAGCCAGGAACTCGAAACGGCTTACCGCGAACACATCCCGTTCGTGACGTTGATCTTTACCGATGGCGGCTATGGTCTCATCAAGTGGAAACAAGAAGAACGTTACGGCGACAGCTATGCGGTCGAATTCACGAACCCGGATTACGTCAAGTACGCCGAATCCTTGCACCTGAAGGGCTACCGCATTGAGCGCACCGAAGACTTGCCGAGCACCTTGCGCGAAGCCTTCCGCCAGGACGTGCCGAGCATCATCGAGTGCCCGGTGGATTACTCCGCGAACATGGAACTTTCGCAATACCTCAAGAACTTGAAAATATAG
- the aspS gene encoding aspartate--tRNA ligase, which yields MKRTHNCGQLRKEDVGQIVTLAGWVDRRRDHGGVIFVDLRDKYGKTQIVFNPDYNADVLKTAEQLRNEYVIYVTGKVYAREEGNTNEKLATGEIEVKADKLEILNAALTSPLAINDPNEECKENDDLRLQYRYLDLRRPWIQKKLLLKSRFLKAVYDFFYANGFENIETPCLCKSTPEGARDYLVPSRVNPGKFYALPQSPQQYKQLLMIAGMDRYFQIAKCFRDEDLRADRQPEFTQIDVEMSFVNQDEVMEMFDKFVTEVLGKVWNFEPPRHIRRMKWAEAMLKYGSDKPDLRFDLEIHDVSEIGAKSNFGVFKNCVAAGGKIRGIAAKGCVDFTRKQIDELTAYVGKYGSKGLVWMRVKENDEVETQVGKFFTTEQLNELRDAVGAKCGDMMFFIAGPEKIAATAMGQLRLEVARIKGLRDPKKREFVWITEFPMFEYSDTEGRYMAMHHPFTNPLPEHLDMMLSGNLKDCNAEAYDLVLNGVEIGGGSIRIHNPEVQEKVFRLLGLSEEQVKTKFGFFVDAFKYGAPPHGGLAFGLDRVVATMEGEESIRDYIAFPKNTSASSPMDQCPSEVDLQQLQDIHISVQMPKGNEKK from the coding sequence ATGAAACGTACACATAACTGCGGCCAGCTTCGCAAGGAAGATGTTGGCCAGATCGTAACACTCGCCGGTTGGGTGGATCGCCGCCGCGACCATGGTGGTGTGATTTTCGTTGACCTCCGCGACAAGTATGGCAAGACCCAGATCGTTTTCAATCCGGATTACAATGCCGATGTTTTGAAGACTGCCGAACAGCTCCGTAACGAATACGTTATTTACGTGACTGGTAAGGTTTATGCCCGCGAAGAAGGCAACACGAACGAAAAGCTCGCCACGGGTGAAATCGAAGTCAAGGCTGACAAGCTCGAAATTTTGAACGCCGCTCTCACTTCTCCGCTCGCCATTAACGACCCGAACGAAGAATGCAAGGAAAACGACGACCTCCGCTTGCAGTACCGCTATTTGGACCTCCGCCGTCCGTGGATCCAGAAGAAGCTCCTCCTCAAGAGCCGCTTCCTCAAGGCCGTGTACGATTTCTTCTACGCTAACGGTTTTGAAAACATTGAAACTCCGTGCCTTTGCAAGTCCACTCCGGAAGGCGCACGTGACTACCTCGTGCCGTCCCGCGTGAACCCGGGCAAGTTCTACGCCCTCCCGCAGTCTCCGCAGCAGTACAAGCAGCTCTTGATGATTGCTGGCATGGACCGCTACTTCCAGATCGCCAAGTGCTTCCGCGACGAAGACCTCCGCGCCGACCGTCAGCCGGAATTCACGCAGATCGACGTTGAAATGTCCTTCGTCAACCAGGACGAAGTGATGGAAATGTTCGACAAGTTCGTGACTGAAGTTTTGGGCAAGGTTTGGAACTTCGAACCGCCGCGCCACATCCGCCGTATGAAGTGGGCTGAAGCTATGCTCAAGTACGGTTCCGACAAGCCGGACCTCCGCTTCGACCTCGAAATCCACGATGTGTCTGAAATCGGTGCAAAGTCCAACTTTGGCGTGTTCAAGAACTGCGTTGCCGCTGGTGGCAAGATCCGCGGTATCGCAGCTAAGGGTTGCGTTGACTTTACTCGTAAGCAGATCGACGAACTCACCGCCTACGTGGGCAAGTACGGTTCCAAGGGCCTCGTGTGGATGCGCGTCAAGGAAAATGACGAAGTTGAAACTCAGGTCGGCAAGTTCTTCACGACCGAACAACTTAACGAACTCCGCGATGCTGTTGGCGCTAAGTGCGGCGACATGATGTTCTTCATCGCCGGTCCGGAAAAGATTGCTGCTACGGCTATGGGTCAGCTCCGCTTGGAAGTCGCCCGTATCAAGGGTCTCCGCGATCCGAAGAAGCGTGAATTTGTGTGGATTACCGAATTCCCGATGTTCGAATACAGCGACACGGAAGGCCGCTACATGGCTATGCACCATCCGTTCACGAACCCGCTTCCGGAACATTTGGACATGATGCTCAGTGGCAACCTCAAGGATTGCAACGCCGAAGCTTATGACCTTGTTCTTAACGGTGTGGAAATCGGCGGTGGTTCTATCCGTATTCACAACCCGGAAGTTCAGGAAAAGGTGTTCCGCTTGCTCGGCCTCTCCGAAGAACAGGTGAAGACCAAGTTCGGCTTCTTCGTCGATGCTTTCAAGTACGGTGCTCCTCCGCACGGTGGTTTGGCCTTCGGTCTCGACCGCGTTGTTGCTACTATGGAAGGTGAAGAATCTATCCGTGACTACATCGCATTCCCGAAGAACACGAGTGCCTCTAGCCCGATGGACCAGTGCCCGAGCGAAGTGGACCTCCAGCAGCTGCAGGACATCCACATCTCCGTGCAGATGCCCAAGGGTAACGAGAAAAAGTAA
- a CDS encoding ATPase — MAEDLQALMERIQKDAVEKAELAAADIISKAKDKAAEIVRAAEDEAKAKLENADKEAQAFTERSERTLEQSARDLLLSVGKNLEKMILDLLSLQIDKSLDESTVKNMLLTVAKSYTSDIEINFSEADAKALTSFVMGEFAKQLKAGVKVESDKGVKFGFRVKLDGGKVSHEFTEQAMAESLSALLRPQLAKIVNKAAQGK, encoded by the coding sequence ATGGCAGAAGATTTGCAAGCCCTTATGGAACGCATCCAGAAGGATGCTGTCGAAAAGGCAGAACTCGCAGCAGCAGATATTATTTCTAAGGCAAAGGACAAGGCGGCCGAAATTGTCAGGGCTGCCGAAGACGAAGCCAAAGCAAAACTCGAAAACGCCGATAAGGAAGCACAAGCATTTACAGAACGCAGCGAACGCACGTTGGAACAGTCCGCTCGCGATTTGCTCCTCTCGGTGGGCAAGAACCTCGAAAAGATGATTCTTGATCTTCTCAGCCTCCAGATTGACAAGTCTCTCGATGAATCGACCGTGAAGAACATGCTCCTCACGGTTGCAAAGAGCTACACCTCCGACATCGAAATTAACTTCTCCGAAGCCGATGCCAAGGCTCTCACGAGCTTTGTGATGGGCGAGTTTGCAAAGCAGCTCAAGGCTGGCGTCAAGGTCGAAAGCGACAAGGGCGTCAAGTTTGGCTTCCGCGTGAAGCTCGATGGCGGCAAGGTCAGCCACGAATTTACAGAACAGGCAATGGCGGAATCTCTTTCTGCCTTGCTCAGACCGCAACTTGCAAAGATTGTAAACAAGGCCGCCCAGGGCAAATAA